A window of Exiguobacterium sp. FSL W8-0210 genomic DNA:
CCATTCGGTCCGATGACAGCAATTCGGTCACCACGTTCTACCGTAAACGAAACGTCGTTTAGGATCGGTTTCGTCTCATGCATGAAAGAGACACGTTCGAACGAAATCAGTCGTTTCGCACGAATCGCTTCATGTTCGAATGCGACGTGAACAGTCGGTGCAACCTGTGGTTTTTGTACACGATCCTCGAGTAGACGCTCGAGTTGCTGCTCTTTTGCCTTGACCTTTGTCGCATGTTTAGCAGCCTTCTTTTTCGCATAGGGATCTCGTTCACTCGCTTGATTCGAGGCTTTTTGATGCCATTGCCGATAACCCTGAATCATGCGTGTCAGCTCTTTACGTGTGCGTTCTTGTTTTTCGTACGCTCGTTGTTGCGACAGAGCTTGATGTTCCTTTTGTTCTTTATAGGACTGATAGTTTCCGCTGTATCGCGTTGCCCCTGATTCAGATAATTCAATGACGGCATCAGCTGTTGCGTCGATGAAGAATCGTTCGTGTGAGACATAGAGAATCGAGGTCCGTGACATGTTGACCCATTCCGTGAGCCACTCGAGCGTCTCTTGATCCAGATGATTCGTAGGTTCATCGAGAATGATGAAATCAGGTCGTGACAGAAGCAGGCAGGCAAGTTGGAGGCGCGTCTGTTCACCACCGCTTAAACTGGATGCTTTGTGTGTCCAGAGTGCTTCCTCTAATTTGACTTCTTTTAAGACGCGTGTTGCATCTGCTTCAAGCGAGAAGGCGTCCTGATCGAGTGCTTGTTGATAGATCGTCAAGTCACCATTCATGGCATTAGCGCGAAGTTGATAACGAACCGCATCCGCTCGTTCGACGACATCAAGAACGGTGTGATCGCCCGCTACGAAGTGTTGTGATAGTAGACCGAGTTTTTTGTAATGACGCTTGATCGAACCGTCAGTCGGCTGAAGTTGGTCAGCGATCAAGTGTAACAGTGTCGTTTTTCCGATGCCGTTCGGACCGATTAAGGCGACATGTTCACCGGTATGAATATGAAAAGAAACGTCCGAGAAAAGACGTCGTTCGTCGTAGTCCATCGATAGGTGTTGGATCGTAAGTGTTTCAGTAGGCATAAAAGCAACTCCTTTAGTGTTCATTTCCGATAAGATGAAATGAAAAACACACCATCCGAAGCGAG
This region includes:
- the abc-f gene encoding ribosomal protection-like ABC-F family protein yields the protein MPTETLTIQHLSMDYDERRLFSDVSFHIHTGEHVALIGPNGIGKTTLLHLIADQLQPTDGSIKRHYKKLGLLSQHFVAGDHTVLDVVERADAVRYQLRANAMNGDLTIYQQALDQDAFSLEADATRVLKEVKLEEALWTHKASSLSGGEQTRLQLACLLLSRPDFIILDEPTNHLDQETLEWLTEWVNMSRTSILYVSHERFFIDATADAVIELSESGATRYSGNYQSYKEQKEHQALSQQRAYEKQERTRKELTRMIQGYRQWHQKASNQASERDPYAKKKAAKHATKVKAKEQQLERLLEDRVQKPQVAPTVHVAFEHEAIRAKRLISFERVSFMHETKPILNDVSFTVERGDRIAVIGPNGSGKTTLLRLIEGEYAHHQGNVIRHPRLKTGYFSQALSHLPTSGTLLEALLEYGTMSETDARTLLACFLFRRDDVYRSISDASMGEKCRIAFLRLYFSGAHLLILDEPTNYLDLATREQIEAALDVFPGELLFVSHDRYFTDRLSNRTFDLTTGFNDHPVGTATVRNARRSDPEAIQSDLHRLDALTGNVPFHTETNEFLSKE